DNA sequence from the Salvelinus alpinus chromosome 7, SLU_Salpinus.1, whole genome shotgun sequence genome:
AGGGCCTGTGAGGAGTCCCCGCAGGCGCACTCGGACTTGGAGAGACTCCCAAAACAGCAGAGGACCCGGCGGAAACCGCGCGTGCTCTTCTCCCAGGCGCAGGTGTTCGAGCTTGAGCGGCGCTTCAAGCAGCAGCGTTACCTATCCGCCCCCGAGAGGGAACACCTGGCGAATACTTTGAAACTGACCTCCACACAGGTCAAAATCTGGTTCCAGAACAGGAGGTATAAGTGTAAACGGCAGCGGCAGGACAAGACCCTAGAAATGGCCGGACACCCTCACCATCTTCCCCCACCTAGGAGAGTGGCAGTCCCGGTGCTGGTGCGGGATGGGAAGCCCTGCCTGGCTGGATCTCAGAACTATAATACATCCTACAGTGTTGGAGCGTGCAGCCCCTATAGTTATAACGGCTATCCGGCTTATTCTTACAATAATCCAGTGTATACTAACACATACTCATGCACGTACTCTAGCCTGCCTGCTCTAGCACCCAACTCTACTGCTAACGCTTTTATGAATATGGGTCTGGCGAACCTGGGCGCGTCGCAATCTCAGGCCCAAACACCACAGGGAACAGGCTGCCAAGGAACTCTGCAGGGCATTCGGGCCTGGTAGCTGAATGTGATGATCTGCTTGTTGATTAACAGTTGATGACGTCGATCACTAGCCTACAGTATTTTTGGGATAAGGGAAACCTGTCTGTGTCCCATGCAGCGAAATAGAAGGATTTCTCATTGAAAGCTGTCATATTGAGACTCGATCATCTTGTACGAATATATTAGTTGTTTCCTCATCAACGcggcaaaaacatgtttttaaaagtTGTTGGATTATTCCAGAGTCACTGTTGGATATAGATATATACTATGGCAACATTGCAGACGGACTAAAACAAGTGCGCAACCGTGCGTAATATGGCCTAAAAGCTGTTGGGTGCTTGTGAACCAAGGATGTGAATGGCAAACATTGGCAATGATTATATCTGAGCTCTTTACATCAGAAATATGACTTTACCAGTAGCCTACTTGGTCTTTACCAGTGAAAACATTATTCTTCAACAACATAATAGAAACTCCTTAAATAAAAGATCGAACATGTATGAGGATTATTTGTTGTTATTTCGAATTGACCATTTGCTGCTGCCTTTTTTAGTCACTTATTTGAGATATTCTGCACTTAAACAATGCCCGCTGTGGTTTTTAGAAAATAGGCATATATTGACAAATAAAGTGAAACATTTGGGTATCAAAAATCCGACATGTGTTGCTAATATTTTCTGAGGGAAAATATAATTGCCGTATCCTTACACTCTCCATCGCAGTTTCGAAAAGAGTTTATAATGCGGCTGACATATACTGTAACTGAAAGAGGGCGTTGGTACAGTTCAGTGTCCTATGTCGCTTTGTTTGTCTATAGGACCGCCAAATGCCATTACCACGAGGGGCATAAACGTTCTCTTGGGAACTTGCTAAGGGAAACACTATACACttgcaattgtgtgtgtgtgtgcgcgtgtgtgtgcgcgtgtgtgtgtgtgtgggagggagaaagaaagaaagaatgaaagaaaaaaagaaaaaaaggaaGAAAGGAAGAGAAAGAAACCTTGCAAATGCCTTATGACATTTGTTTGTGGCTGGTTTTAAGTTGATAGAGAAATGAATAGCCGCGTTCTTTCAATCTCATTTCTAAAAGGTGTGCTGTGTTTGTAGTAGGCCC
Encoded proteins:
- the LOC139580484 gene encoding homeobox protein Nkx-2.5-like; translated protein: MIIMLPSPVISASTTPFSVKDILKLELQQHAQQQRLASHLGPPHERSHPGPQQHQYNLQSPPSCMLASRDSPSPGLSEEEERMAYLSSLTVQERLMETGLAGEIFISPGLQGHSADTSLEVEQEDIDAKACGAMGVRACEESPQAHSDLERLPKQQRTRRKPRVLFSQAQVFELERRFKQQRYLSAPEREHLANTLKLTSTQVKIWFQNRRYKCKRQRQDKTLEMAGHPHHLPPPRRVAVPVLVRDGKPCLAGSQNYNTSYSVGACSPYSYNGYPAYSYNNPVYTNTYSCTYSSLPALAPNSTANAFMNMGLANLGASQSQAQTPQGTGCQGTLQGIRAW